A genomic segment from Malaclemys terrapin pileata isolate rMalTer1 chromosome 1, rMalTer1.hap1, whole genome shotgun sequence encodes:
- the HSPA13 gene encoding heat shock 70 kDa protein 13, with the protein MAGEMTVLGSAVLALLLAGYLAQQYLPMPTPKVIGIDLGTTYCSVGVFLAGTGQVKVISDESGHNSIPSIVSFTDTDVYVGYDGLELADSNPQNTVYDTKRFIGKIFTPEELKNESSRYPFKIFSNNGAVEFSVTTNETYNVSPEYIGSQLLLKLKRMAEEYLGMPVSKAVISVPAEFDERQRNYTIKAANLAGLEILRVINEPTAAAMAYGLHKADVFNVLVVDLGGGTLDVSLLNKQGGMFLTRAMAGNNKLGGQDFNQRLLQYLYDQIHRMYGSVPSRKEEIHRLRQAVEAVKLNLTLHNSSPVRVSLTMPERKDLKELSEREQIKINNVIAAEPSQMEDGMINLLRDDFSQTQSNTVKVVFETEISRKLFEMLNEDLFQKILVPVEQVLKEGHLPKTEVDEIVLVGGSTRIPRICRVIREFFGKEPNTSVDPDLAVVMGVAIQAGIVGGSWPLQVSAVEIPNKHLRKTNFN; encoded by the exons GTTCAGCTGTCTTGGCCCTTTTGTTGGCTGGCTACCTGGCACAACAGTATCTACCTATGCCTACACCAAAAGTGATTGGGATTGACCTTGGCACCACTTACTGCTCTGTTGGCGTGTTCCTTGCTGGCACAGGGCAAGTGAAAGTTATATCAGATGAAAGTGGGCATAACAGCATACCAAGCATAGTGTCATTCACAGACACGGATGTGTACGTGGGATATGATGGCCTAGAACTAGCAGATTCTAATCCACAGAACACAGTATATGATACCAAAAGATTCATAGGGAAAATCTTCACTCCAGAAGAGCTGAAAAATGAAAGTAGCAGATATCCATTTAAG ATTTTCAGCAACAATGGAGCAGTTGAATTTTCAGTGACAACCAATGAAACATATAACGTCTCACCTGAGTATATTGGCTCTCAACTGCTACTGAAATTAAAGAGGATGGCAGAGGAGTACCTTGGCATGCCAGTTTCCAAGGCTGTCATTTCAGTGCCAGCAGAATTTGATGAAAGGCAACGGAACTACACTATTAAGGCAGCTAACCTTGCAG GGTTGGAGATATTGCGGGTAATTAACGAACCCACTGCTGCAGCTATGGCTTATGGTCTCCATAAAGCGGATGTGTTTAATGTTCTGGTAGTGGATTTGGGTGGAGGAACTTTGGACGTCTCATTATTGAATAAACAAGGAGGAATGTTTCTGACACGAGCGATGGCAG GTAACAACAAACTTGGAGGACAGGACTTCAATCAGCGATTGCTGCAATACTTGTATGATCAAATCCATCGAATGTATGGCTCTGTGCCCTCCAGAAAGGAAGAAATACATCGACTTAGGCAGGCTGTGGAAGCAGTCAAGTTAAATTTGACTCTACACAATTCTTCTCCTGTCAGAGTTTCTCTTACCATGCCAGAAAGGAAGGACCTAAAAGAACTTTCAGAAAGAGaacagataaaaataaataacgtAATTGCAGCCGAACCTTCACAAATGGAAGATGGTATGATAAACCTTTTAAGGGATGACTTTTCACAAACACAGAGCAACACTGTGAAAGTTGTCTTTGAAACAGAAATCTCAAGAAAACTATTTGAGATGTTGAACGAGGACTTGTTTCAGAAGATCCTTGTGCCCGTTGAGCAGGTGCTGAAGGAAGGACATCTACCCAAGACAGAAGTGGATGAGATTGTATTAGTAGGAGGCTCCACCCGTATTCCCCGGATATGCAGAGTTATTCGAGAGTTCTTTGGAAAGGAACCCAACACCTCTGTAGATCCTGATCTGGCAGTGGTAATGGGTGTAGCTATCCAAGCTGGCATTGTTGGAGGGTCCTGGCCCCTCCAAGTCAGTGCTGTAGAAATTCCTAATAAGCATTTACGAAAAACTAACTTCAACTGA